One genomic window of Macaca mulatta isolate MMU2019108-1 chromosome 8, T2T-MMU8v2.0, whole genome shotgun sequence includes the following:
- the PRSS51 gene encoding serine protease-like protein 51 isoform X1, producing MSRKHLCGGSIIHQWWVLTAAHCFPRTLLDMAVVNVTVVMGTRTFSNIHSERKQVQKVIIHKDYKPPQLDSDLSLLLLATPVQFSNFKMPVCLQEEERTWDRCWMAEWVMTNGYDQYDDLNMHLEKLRVVQISQKECAKRVNQLSRNMICAWKEPGTNGICKVLTPAQPPSPSRYPITF from the exons ATGTCTCGGAAACACCTCTGTGGAGGCTCAATCATACATCAGTGGTGGGTTCTGACGGCCGCACATTGCTTCCCAAGAACCCT ATTAGACATGGCCGTGGTAAATGTCACTGTGGTAATGGGAACGAGAACATTCAGCAACATCCACTCAGAGAGAAAGCAAGTGCAGAAGGTCATTATTCACAAAGATTACAAACCGCCCCAGCTCGACAGTGACCTCTCTCTGCTTCTACTTGCCACACCAGTGCAATTCAGCAATTTCAAAATGCCTGTCTGcctgcaggaggaggagaggaccTGGGACCGGTGTTGGATGGCAGAGTGGGTAATGACAAATGGGTATG ACCAATATGATGACCTAaacatgcacctggaaaagctgagAGTGGTGCAGATTAGCCAGAAAGAATGTGCCAAGAGGGTAAACCAGCTCTCCAGGAACATGATTTGTGCTTGGAAGGAACCAGGCACCAATGGTATCTGCAAGGTACTcacccctgcccagccccctTCTCCCTCCAGGTACCCCATCACTTTCTAG